The Populus alba chromosome 6, ASM523922v2, whole genome shotgun sequence genomic interval TAACTAGCATTTCAAACAATACCTAAGTGACTACCTTAAGTTGTACTTTGAAGTTATGAAGTGTGTGGGTTGGTAAAAAGGCCATTAATATGAACCATACTCTTCGGTCTTTCTTTTCCCTAATGGACCTAACAGGGCTAgactaaaacaattataatctcaTGTTTTATCTagcttatatatattaaagttttttaatgaaatataaagttcattatatatattacatggATAACtagctttgagtttttttatttcactgaTTATGGAATCCTTGATTGTTTCTGTAAACACAATTTTGAGCAtctgaaattaaacaagcacacgtaaacaaatatatgattttattaaatatatgaatgggtacaaactctatgtaatatattctttcaaaagaatataacaatcctctgattcttcacttggatttgatgtatggtgacttgatttCTTTGAGTAAGcaagccaagatttgtgctttgcaagaacGTGAATTTGAGTGTGTATTGCGAAGCGAGATGCTGTGATCtgatgctttgaagagtaccttgatttgtcttcaaagtaTTGTTGAAGAACTATTATGGGGCATTTTGACTTGATCCAATagagttttgttctttttagatttcaagCGTAGATAAAGGAGGCTTGAGAActctttgagagagaaaaagagagagattgttGAGGCCCTTTATTTATAGAGATCTCTAAGGGCTTTCAGGTCCTTTTCTAATGTCACAtgacataattttattggttgataTTTATTGACAGGATTTTGTATTTATAACTAAATATTTGATGTGATCTTATATTTATAacaagatatcttgaatatctcatcCCAAGTGTCAACTTTTTATTAAccaagaaatatatgaaggttcatttatttttcatgttatttattttaattttattttatctttttttttaaagaataaaataacacatgatgaaatttaatcggtaaaaaaaattatgtttctacAATTTTACCTTGCTCGGGTCCTATTGTTTTTACAGCCACTGGTTTTTTAGGCACAGCTCGCAAGTACTCGTCCTCTTCATAATCACATGATCATCATTTACAAAAGTACAATTACAGGTAAGAAAAGTTGCATATTGCCCTTTCCATTATCAAAGGTTATTTCAGCTAAGATTCCTAGTATAAGACACTGTTTgtttccaaaaaattaaaatatttttttttgttaaaatttaatatgttttgaatcgttttgatgtgctgatgttaaaaataatttttaaaaaataaaaaatttattggcatgtatttcagtacgaaaagttatttgaaaaccaaccgctaccacactacaaatataaatgttttcttttacaaTGTTTTATGTGATTTGTCACGGAATAtagtgataaatatatatataatttttaaaaatatattaaaataatattttatttattttttaaaaaaattatcatgaatatattaaaataatttaaaaataaaaaaaatctaaaatctaaagcaaaataaaaaaaacataacatatatgcttattgaaaaaacatcagAACATATCATGGGACCCCAAAACAAGACAGAAAACAGAGGAAACAACTTATCTCCATGCGAATAATAATTCCAGATTTctagaatttagtttttttcatggCAAAAGCACTGCCTTCAACAACTCGTCTAAATTCATGGATGATGAACCACTTGGACCAGCGGCTTCCTCTGCTAATTTTCTCCACTCCTTGACTTTTTTCTTTACCTCCCTGCCCTTCTCTCCTTCCATCAACTCTCGAACAAGCTTCTCCACTTTATCTCTTTCCGCATTGCTATCAATCTCCATTCCAATGCCCCACTCATTGCAAGTGTACCTACAGTTCGTCTGTTTGATCAGCAAAAGAATGGCAAAACAAAGCATGGGCACCCAGAAGAAATGCTCTCAGCTGTTGAATTCCATCCACTATGTGTTAGGAAACCTCCTATTGATGGGTGGTTGAGAACTTCCTCTTGCGGACACCAGTTTGAAATAAATCCTCTGTCTTTAGTCTCGTCAGTGAATTCCGGTGGCAATATGGCGGAGTTGCCTGTGACCATGTCAGGCCTTATTATCCATAAAAATGGGTGACCACTTTTAGCAAGTCCCATTCCCAATTCAATCAGCTGCTGCTTTGTGGCGACTGCTACGCTACCAAAATTCACATAAAGCACGGAGTTTGGTTTCTTGGAATCAAGCCATTGGAGACACTCAACCTCTTCTTTCCATAGATTATATCCAATAGAATCTAGATCATCTTCTTTCATTTGATTGAGAAGTAATTGAAGTGGACCGATCGTGTAGACACGAGGAAACATTGAGGAAAGAGCACTCAGGACCTCTTTCTCCAAAGCATCAAAAGTATGGAAAATCACTGCAGAACCTTCAGATGCTCTCTCAGCACATTCCATGCAGAAGTTGAAACGGCAATCATCTGGATCTGTTGTACGAAGAAAACTTGGAAGATCCCTTAACCGCATATCTTTCATTCCTGGAATCCAGTCTAGTACTTGATCCAAATAGCCATTTGTTAAAAAGCTCTCGTCTgcgaacaaaaattaaatgcatatgtAGCATACCAGTATGGGCTGGTAAATGAAGGCAACAGCAGAAGAGGAATTAGCGTAAAatcagaagagaagaaaggttcCCTAGCTTGAACTCAAATTTCAGGTTACGCAGCCGAAGGGCTACCCTGGAATTATAACCACGGATCTAGTGCATGTACTATACCATGATCCAGCATAAACTAACAGGATATTGTACCATTCAATCAGAAAGTTTTAGTCCATAAGAACTCAGTTCATGTAGCAATCTATTTATTTCCATGGATGACGGCTACGATGATGCAGCACATGAACTACTAGGATATTTGTCTAATGCCCAAATGAAATAACAGAAAATCATAATGAAGTTGTGATTTCAATTCCAATTCTTGCTCTTACCTTTTAATGGAAAcagtcctctttctttgagCTCTTTATATTGCTTAAACCCCATGAAACTGCAAGCAGAGATAGAAAAGAACAAGGCAACAGGAATTCCATGCCTCTGAGCAGCAGTGATGGCAGCTGGCACAAATCCATCAGATACAATGCAAGTCACTTGAGGACCATCAGAAGATGCTGTATCATTGAGCTTGGCAAGCAATTCATTAAATGGAGCTAGCAAGTTCTTCTTGCAAGCCTCCAAAATTGCCTGTCCATCTTGGGTAGCATTCTCATCTGAAGGAGGGAGGCCATCTGGGATAGATTCGAACCGAAAGTCGGGCAAGCCATTCAGGGAATAAGGACCTCTAGATTTAAGCAAGCGTCTATGGTTGAACTCTTTGTTCACAAAGGTTATGTGAAAACCTCGGTAATGCAGTAGTTTTTGCTAAGTTTAAGCATTGCCTTTACATGGCTTTGAGCTGGACAGGGAATACAGATTACATGAGGCTTGTCAGCTAAGATTTTGCGAAACATGTCTCtagctctttccttctttctctaaCTCTTTCTTTAGAgtaattgtttttgctaaaatCGTCTGTCAAAGTGAAGCTAGCACTTTACACAGGATACCTTTTCTTATCAACAAGACTTTCTGTAGAGGTACAATATGgattttatcttctcttttaattttaatctaattaaaatcattattctaGACTGATGCGGGACTTGGAAATTAATGGCTTACATATCAGTACTTTGATAACGGGAAAATTTTCGTGGTTGTCTATGCATGAATGTCAGGCTGCCGTCCGTCAAAAACGTTTCACGTTAGAAAGGCCGGAAACAGTCGTTACTATAGAAATGGAGCGGTGATCTTACACATTGGAGTGAGATGTGAGGAGGATATGCCTTCATAgtataccaaaattaaattagggATAAGAACATTTAAGTATAAACTAGTAAATTTAAATCGAATGAACATATATAATTCAATGCATGATAAAAATAGTCAATAATTTATCAACCACCATGCACATGTTT includes:
- the LOC118052927 gene encoding 7-deoxyloganetin glucosyltransferase-like, producing MKDMRLRDLPSFLRTTDPDDCRFNFCMECAERASEGSAVIFHTFDALEKEVLSALSSMFPRVYTIGPLQLLLNQMKEDDLDSIGYNLWKEEVECLQWLDSKKPNSVLYVNFGSVAVATKQQLIELGMGLAKSGHPFLWIIRPDMVTGNSAILPPEFTDETKDRGFISNWCPQEEVLNHPSIGGFLTHSGWNSTAESISSGYTCNEWGIGMEIDSNAERDKVEKLVRELMEGEKGREVKKKVKEWRKLAEEAAGPSGSSSMNLDELLKAVLLP